CACACATAGTAGGCGGACATTTATTATATAAATACTCATTGATGTGTCAGAGTCAAGCGAAGATTAAGATGGATTCTCCGCCGTGGCGGACTGGAATGACAAAAGGGAAACTTGCATGATTAAAGGGATGCTGGGATGACAATTGCATATGTTCGTCCTATTAGAAAAAAGAAAACATGAGATTGCTTCGTCATTCATAGGAAGTCATTCCTCGCAACGACGTATAAGGTCAAAGTTGCTCACGAGATAGGCTCCGATGAGGATTTGACACTCGCGAGAGGGCTGGGCTACCAACAAAGTCATGCCGCATAAGCCATATAACCTACTTACCCAGCTCTTTCTTCAGCGTCTCAATCGCTTCAACCGGAGTCGGGTCGACGCCATTCAAAATAGCAAGATAGTATGAGACAAAATCTCCCATTTGAATCAACGAGAGCATGCGTTCAAGTGAATTACTACCAACTGATTGGAATTCGACAACTTTTATCCCCTGCTTTTCGATAATGCCTCGCACCGTGTCCATACGGCGGCTCACTTTGGGATGGTCGTCGGAATCGCGGAGCTGAATGACTATCAGATGTTCCTTGTGGGAAGCTATTGTCTCGCTCCACCCGACAAGTTCATTGTGGTTAAACTCGGGATAGGTGTTGGCGAAGGCCAAATTTTTTCCATTCTCGCACAACTGCCCTTTCCAGCGTACAGCAACAACATCGCTAAGTGTCGGCCCGGCATACACCACAGGAATTTTGCCTATAATCTGCGCGGCGAGACGTTTGGCAGGATTCTTCTCAGTGGGTAGATCTTCAATAAACTGCTCGCGTGTTTTCTGAATTCGCGCGATAGCGGCTGTCAGTTGAGCCGACAATCCTTTGACCAATCCAATCTTTTCAAAAAACAAAAGAAGCGGGACAAAAGAATAGCCGAGTGCGGCGCGTGGCTGAAGTCCGCCGGGTATTTTGATGTAGGGAATGTCATTGAGTTTGGCAACATCTTCGAGTAATCCGCCAGTGGTGATGGCGACCATTAATGCTTTGCGGCCAAGAGCGTCCTCTACAGCCGAAAGTGTTTCTTCGGTGTTGCCGCTATACGACGACGCAATCACAAGGGTTTCGTCATCGACATATTCCGGCAGGACGTAGTTGCGGCAGACTTGAAATGGCACAAGCAGTTTATTGGCGAGCAGCGACCGCACGAGGTCTCCGCCGATAGCCGATCCGCCCATTCCAATGACAACGATATTTTTTATTCCAGCAAATCCCTGGGCGTCGATTTTCCAGGCGGCGCTGATTTTTTGCGCATCGGTCAATTGCTCCGGAAAATCGAAAATACGATTGTACATATTCCCCGGATCAAGCGAGCGGATGTCTTGTATGCTATCTAATGTTGACAAAACAGTGTTTCCTATCGTGTTAAGGTTCTCGTCTTTCCAATGCATTCTTGTAGCTTTGGAGCTTGCGGCTGACAACCGATGCCGTGCCGCTGGAAAGAACAGGACCGACCAAAGCTCGAACCATTGTGGTGTCTATTTTACGTATGAGCCGGCAAACATCAAAGATTTTTGCTGGATTCATCGAAAATTCTGTGATTCCCATCCCGATAAACAAGGGAATCGCCGGATGATCGCCAGCGGCCTCGCCGCAAATGCAAACCGGCTTCCGATGCCGGAGACAGGCGTCAACCGTCATTTTAATCAGCGTCAGCACCGAGGGGTGCATGGGATTATACAATCCGGTTACGCGGGCGTTGTTGCGATCTGCCGACATCGTGTACTGTGTCAGATCATTTGTTCCAATCGCCACAAAGTCCACCAGCGGCAACATACTCTCAAGAGTCAGCGCCGCCGATGGCACTTCCACCATCATGCCAATTTTTATGGCTTGATCAAAGTGAATCTTTTCTTTTTTTAGCTCATACATTACCTGCGAAATTAGTTTTTTGACTTGCTCCACCTCGCCCAAATCTGAGATCATCGGCAGCAGTATTCGCAGATTTTTGTGTTCCGATGCCCGCAAGATTGCCCGAATTTGGATTTTGAATATATCGCTCAGGTCCAGCATGGACCTAATCCCACGCCACCCCAGAGCCGGGTTTTCTTCATGCGGAAAGTGGCCGTCGATTGCAATTTTATCGGAGCCAAGATCGAATGTCCGCAAAACCACATACGAGTTGATAAATTTTTCGGCAATGTGGGTATAGTAGCCAAGTTGTTTTTCTTCGCTTGGGAAACCCCCTTCTTCGAGGTACATAAACTCTGTACGATAGAGTCCCACGGGGAAATTCTGCTCGGCGAGGATATCCTCGACTGGTCCGGGAAGCTCCAAATTCGCGCCGATTGTGATGATTTGGCCGTCAGCCGTCTTGGGCGGCAAATCCACAAGCTTCTTGATTCTGAGAACTAGGGCCGGCCCGAGCTTCTTGCGAGTTTTTTGATACTGTTCTACCTCTTCTTCAGTGGGGAAAAGCACTACCTCTCCTTGTGTGGCGTCGATAGCAACCGGCTGGTTATCAGAAAGCTGGCTCCAGTTTTTTTCTAAAACGATAGTCGGAAGCATGAGCGATCGGGCAATAAGGGCCATGTGTGAGTTCTTGCCACCTTCGCCAACAATAAAACCAACCGCTTTCCGGTTTCGATAGCTCATAATTTCAGCCGGAGTAAATGATTTGCTGACAAGTATAGTATTTGGAGGAAAGGGGGAGTTGTCTGCCGTTTTGTGAGCGCCAGTCAGACGAAGAAGGACTTTTCTTGCCACTGCTTCTATATCTTGCGCCAACTGGCGCATATAGAGGTCTTGCGACTCTTTAAGCGGAGTTATTGATTTCTGCACCATAGAGTTATAGGCATGGGCGGCGTTCTTTTTCTTGGCTCTTATCTCTTCTTTGACTTGGTTGAGAAACTGGGCGTCTCCTGCTATAAGTGCTTGGGCGTCAAAGATTTTAGTCGGGGGCGCGGCCATTTTCTTGCTGGCGTCATCGCGCAGATTTTCAAGGTAGAGAACTGTGGCAGAAACGGCGGCATCGAGGGCAGAGATTTCTTGTGGAATCTTTGCCTGACTTATAAGTTGTTCGGATATAATAAGTTCACCTGAAGACAAGACCCGTGCATTGCCCACAACAATGCCCGATGAAATCGACTCGCCCTTTATAACTTTTCGTCTATCTGACATCTCTTCGCGGCTACTTTGCTTTGGTTACTTTGTTGAATGAAAATAGGAGGAGAAACAGCCCACTGGCAACAACAATAACTACGATGCCAAATCAGGAATTCTCTCCAAAGCCACTTTCAATAACTTTGATAAGCTCTTCCAGAGCGGCTTCGGCATCAGGCCCATCGACCTCCACAAGTATCTCTGAGCCTTTTTCTGCGGCCAGCATCATTACGCCCATAATCGATTTGCCGTTGACTTGAAGACCATCTTTTGTGAAAAAGACTTCGGACTTGAATCTTGTGGCGACAGAGACCAGCATCGCCGATGGCCGGGCATGAAGCCCGAGTCTGTTGATTATTTTGGTAGAACGGCTGATCACAACAATCACTCACACAGTCCGAAACGTTTGCCGGAAAGTTCCTGGATAATGCCCTTAAGTTCTAATGCCAGAAGAAACTCCATAAGCTCAGAAACTGACAAATTAGAAGTTCGCGAAAGAGTATCGATCTGGATCGGCCCATCGGCCAAAAGCTTTACCAGCTCTTGCTCTTTGCCGGTTAACTGCTCAATTCGCTCGAATTTCCGGCTGTTCACCTCCCCTTTGAGGCGGGGCAATTCCTCAAAGAGGTCTCCAATATCGGTTAATAGCCGCGCTCCTTTTTTGATGAGGCTGTTTGTGCCAATACTTTTATCGGACATCGGCGATCCGGGGACGGCGAAAACCTCGCGTCCTTGTTCGAGGGCAAGTTCCGCGGTTATCAAGGCCCCCGATTTGATGCCGGCCTCCACAACGATCACGGCTTCCGAAAGCCCGGAGATAATTCTATTTCTTTGTGGAAAATTGGCCGCATGGTAATCTGAATCAGGGAGATATTCGGAATAGATTGTCCCTTTCGCTTTGAGTTCTTCGGCCAGTGGGCGGTTAAAAGAGGGGAAAATAACATTGAGGGGCGTGCCCCAAACGGCAACAGTCATCCCGCCGCAATCCAGCGCCCCTTTATGCGCCGCTGAATCTATTCCTTCGGCCATACCCGATACGACGGTGATTCCGGCTTCGCACAGTTGAGACGCCAACGTAAATGCAAAGGCCTGTCCGGCTTCTGATGGATGCCTTGTGCCGACAATGGCGACCATTTTTGATTCAGGAGGGGTGGGTTGTCCAAGTCGGAATAAAAAGGGTGGTGGATCAGATACTTGGGTGAGGCGGGGAGGATATTCCGGATGATCCGGAAAAAGTATAGTCCACTTTAGCTCTACAATCTGAGCGGCAATCTTGTGCGACGCATCGAACTGGTCAAAAGCCCGTATCTCAGAGGCTATTCCGCGGGAGATGCCTTGAATTTGTGCAAGTTCATCGAGACTGGCGCCAAAAATTGTATCAACCGACCCGAATTTTTTGATCAGTCGGCCGCACAGTGTCTTTCCAACACCGGGGACATTCAACAGAGATATGGTAGCGCTCAGGCGGGCTTCAAGCTCGGAGCTGGTCAAGTTTTTCCTCGAGGGTTTGCAAAAATTTATCTTTCCCCGTTCCGGCAACGGCAGAAAGGTAAAGATAGTCGGCGGGTAATTTTTTTGAAATCGCTTTTAAGGCCTTGCTGTCAATAGTGTCAATCTTGGTGATTACTGTTACTGAGGGCCTGCCTGATAGAGAAGTATCGAATTTCTGAAGTTCTGCCATCAGTAATGCACGAGTTGCTTTGATATTTTCTTCATTTACATCTATGACATAGACAAGCAACGAAGTGCGCTGGATATGTTTGAGGAACTGATGTCCCAGGCCTTTTCCTTCGGACGCGCCTTCGATAAGTCCAGGAATATCAGCCATGACACAGGATTTGAATTCTCGGAATTTTACAATTCCAAGATTGGGAATAAGCGTGGTGAAGGGATAATCGGCGATTTTGGGACGCGCCGCAGAAAAAGTAGCAAGAATTGTCGATTTGCCAGCGTTGGGAAGTCCGACCAGTCCGACATCGGCGAGCAGCTTAAGCTCCAGCGATAGCTTTTTTTCTTCGCCGGGACGACCATCCTGGGCTTGGCGCGGGGCTTGGTTGGTCGAGGTTTTGTAATGATTATTTCCTTTTCCGCCGCGCCCGCCTTTGGCGAGAACTTCTTCCCTTCCGATCACATCCATATCTGCAAGTTGCTCACCGGTCTCTTTATCTTTGACGAGCGTACCGACCGGCACACGAAGGATAATATGTTCACCCGAGCGGCCTGTGCGTAATCCGCCTTCGCCCCCCCGGCCGTTTTCGGCCTTATAGATTCTTTTGTAGCGATAATCCAAGAGTGTTGTGAGGTTGGAATCAGCGATAATGATGACATTTCCGCCTCGGCCGCCGTCACCTCCATCGGGTCCGCCTTTGGGGGCATATTTTTCGGTGCGGAAGGCGACACAACCGGCTCCGCCGTTTCCGGCAAATATTTCAATTTCGACATAATCAATAAACATAGGGGGTGAATATCCCTTCATCGGGAGCAAAAGTCAATCAGAGGCTTGGTTCATATGATGTCGCTGACATTCAGCTTTCGAAATATCGGTTCCGTTCCCCCAGCCCTCTTTGGTTGACGTTACATGAATCACGCCATATATTGGCCGGACATGGAAAAAGGCCAAACAAAGACGTTACCCGGTATTAATCAACGCAAACGACAGTGGTACGAAGCATCATCGTTGTTTCTTGGCCGGGTATGTCTCAAACTTGGGTTCACACCCAACGTTCTCACCGTTGTTTCACTTCTCTGCGCAGTAGTCGCCGGATTACAATTCTGGACCGGCAACATAATGTGGGGCGTCCTCTGGATGATAATCACAGCATTTACTGATATGCTCGATGGCTCTACCGCCCGCGCGGGAGATTTGGGAACAGTTTTCGGCGGCATTTTCGATCATGTCCTTGACCGCTATGGCGAATTTTGTATTTTGGCAGGTATTACACTTTCGGGATCAGCCCATCCCGGATGGGGAATATTTGCGCTCTTTGGAATGCTTATCGCATCGTATACCCGCGCCGCGGCGGAATCTATGGGTAAAATAGAAAACTGCGCAGTCGGAATGGTAGGACGCGCGGAGAAGTTCCTGCTTATAATTATCGGCGCAGTACTTGAGATTTATTTCCCGACCGGTATCTGGCCAAAAGCCGGATGGTTGGAATTTGCTTTAATCATTGTCGGTGTGACATCGCTTATCACTGCAATCCAACGTTTGGCCTACGCCAAAAAAGTGCTCGGTAATCGCAAGAGTGTTTGAATAGAGGTGCGGCTGATATTCCTCAGCCTGTAAGTTTCGGTACCTAAGACCAACGAAAGTTGTATTGATTTATGATCACGGCCATCGGAAATCCCGTCTATGATTATATAAAAACCCATAAAGTTGAAACACCCGGCCGGATACTTTCGGGCTGTTCCACCAATGCCGCGCTCGCCCTTTCAAAAATGGGGGAGAAAACCAAACTTATCGGCGCGGTCGGTGATGATTACAAGTCACGTTTCGAGACCGATCTCAAACGCTTCGGAATCGAGTCGCATATTATTCCCTCGCCGGAAACGGGCGGCTTCTCACTTGTCTATTACGATAATTTCGGCAATCGCACCCTTGATCTGCTTGGACGCGCATCACATATCGGCTCAATTAAGCCTGAACTCTATTGGGATTCGAAGGCTGTGCTTATCGGGCCTATACTCGGTGAAGTCTCATTTGACAACATCGAAGAAATCCGCGACAACTTTCCCGGGCCGTTCGTCTGCGATCCGCAGGGCCTGTTGCGCGGAGCGCATGATGACGGACGGATATTTCATCATAAGCCTGAAGGAATCGAAGACGCGCTTGCGTACTTTGATATTGTAAAGCCGAATGAACTTGAAGGGCATGTTCTTACCGGTATCGACTGCCGCAAAGACCCATACGAAGCCGCGCGGATTATTCATTCATGGGGTCCTAAGATTGTCATTGTCACACTCGCCGAGCTTGGCTCGATTATCTACGATGGCAAACAGTTTATCGATATTCCGCCCTACGAAATTGATTTGGTCGATGCCACAGGCGCGGGTGACACCTATATGGCCGGGTTTACTTTTGAATATCTCAAAACCGGCGGTGATTTGCGCAAAGCTGGATGTTATGCGTCGTGTACCTCATCGATCATGATTGAAAATGTCGGCCCGGATTTTGAAATGAACGAGGCGATGATCCGCAAACGCCAGCAAGTCCTGCTTGGCAAAACCGCATTTAAACCACAGGTGGCGGTCAATGTCTGAAAAAGTTATCTCCTACGACTCTGAAAAAATTCTTAAGCAGCTCTCGGATACCAGCTTCATGAAACGCGAGAGCCGTCGTTCCTACCTCGATAAACCTGTGCCGCAAGATGTTCTTGAGCGGCTCTTTGAGCGAATCCGCTGGACGCCATCGTGCAACAATAACCAACCTTGGCGGTTTATATTTGTCTCCGATCCAGAACAGCATGCGAAAGTCGCCGGAGGGTTATCGTT
This window of the Candidatus Zixiibacteriota bacterium genome carries:
- a CDS encoding bifunctional phosphoglucose/phosphomannose isomerase, with translation MSTLDSIQDIRSLDPGNMYNRIFDFPEQLTDAQKISAAWKIDAQGFAGIKNIVVIGMGGSAIGGDLVRSLLANKLLVPFQVCRNYVLPEYVDDETLVIASSYSGNTEETLSAVEDALGRKALMVAITTGGLLEDVAKLNDIPYIKIPGGLQPRAALGYSFVPLLLFFEKIGLVKGLSAQLTAAIARIQKTREQFIEDLPTEKNPAKRLAAQIIGKIPVVYAGPTLSDVVAVRWKGQLCENGKNLAFANTYPEFNHNELVGWSETIASHKEHLIVIQLRDSDDHPKVSRRMDTVRGIIEKQGIKVVEFQSVGSNSLERMLSLIQMGDFVSYYLAILNGVDPTPVEAIETLKKELGK
- the ptsP gene encoding phosphoenolpyruvate--protein phosphotransferase gives rise to the protein MSDRRKVIKGESISSGIVVGNARVLSSGELIISEQLISQAKIPQEISALDAAVSATVLYLENLRDDASKKMAAPPTKIFDAQALIAGDAQFLNQVKEEIRAKKKNAAHAYNSMVQKSITPLKESQDLYMRQLAQDIEAVARKVLLRLTGAHKTADNSPFPPNTILVSKSFTPAEIMSYRNRKAVGFIVGEGGKNSHMALIARSLMLPTIVLEKNWSQLSDNQPVAIDATQGEVVLFPTEEEVEQYQKTRKKLGPALVLRIKKLVDLPPKTADGQIITIGANLELPGPVEDILAEQNFPVGLYRTEFMYLEEGGFPSEEKQLGYYTHIAEKFINSYVVLRTFDLGSDKIAIDGHFPHEENPALGWRGIRSMLDLSDIFKIQIRAILRASEHKNLRILLPMISDLGEVEQVKKLISQVMYELKKEKIHFDQAIKIGMMVEVPSAALTLESMLPLVDFVAIGTNDLTQYTMSADRNNARVTGLYNPMHPSVLTLIKMTVDACLRHRKPVCICGEAAGDHPAIPLFIGMGITEFSMNPAKIFDVCRLIRKIDTTMVRALVGPVLSSGTASVVSRKLQSYKNALERREP
- a CDS encoding HPr family phosphocarrier protein; the protein is MISRSTKIINRLGLHARPSAMLVSVATRFKSEVFFTKDGLQVNGKSIMGVMMLAAEKGSEILVEVDGPDAEAALEELIKVIESGFGENS
- the dprA gene encoding DNA-processing protein DprA, with the protein product MTSSELEARLSATISLLNVPGVGKTLCGRLIKKFGSVDTIFGASLDELAQIQGISRGIASEIRAFDQFDASHKIAAQIVELKWTILFPDHPEYPPRLTQVSDPPPFLFRLGQPTPPESKMVAIVGTRHPSEAGQAFAFTLASQLCEAGITVVSGMAEGIDSAAHKGALDCGGMTVAVWGTPLNVIFPSFNRPLAEELKAKGTIYSEYLPDSDYHAANFPQRNRIISGLSEAVIVVEAGIKSGALITAELALEQGREVFAVPGSPMSDKSIGTNSLIKKGARLLTDIGDLFEELPRLKGEVNSRKFERIEQLTGKEQELVKLLADGPIQIDTLSRTSNLSVSELMEFLLALELKGIIQELSGKRFGLCE
- the obgE gene encoding GTPase ObgE: MFIDYVEIEIFAGNGGAGCVAFRTEKYAPKGGPDGGDGGRGGNVIIIADSNLTTLLDYRYKRIYKAENGRGGEGGLRTGRSGEHIILRVPVGTLVKDKETGEQLADMDVIGREEVLAKGGRGGKGNNHYKTSTNQAPRQAQDGRPGEEKKLSLELKLLADVGLVGLPNAGKSTILATFSAARPKIADYPFTTLIPNLGIVKFREFKSCVMADIPGLIEGASEGKGLGHQFLKHIQRTSLLVYVIDVNEENIKATRALLMAELQKFDTSLSGRPSVTVITKIDTIDSKALKAISKKLPADYLYLSAVAGTGKDKFLQTLEEKLDQLRA
- a CDS encoding CDP-alcohol phosphatidyltransferase family protein → MNHAIYWPDMEKGQTKTLPGINQRKRQWYEASSLFLGRVCLKLGFTPNVLTVVSLLCAVVAGLQFWTGNIMWGVLWMIITAFTDMLDGSTARAGDLGTVFGGIFDHVLDRYGEFCILAGITLSGSAHPGWGIFALFGMLIASYTRAAAESMGKIENCAVGMVGRAEKFLLIIIGAVLEIYFPTGIWPKAGWLEFALIIVGVTSLITAIQRLAYAKKVLGNRKSV
- a CDS encoding PfkB family carbohydrate kinase; the encoded protein is MITAIGNPVYDYIKTHKVETPGRILSGCSTNAALALSKMGEKTKLIGAVGDDYKSRFETDLKRFGIESHIIPSPETGGFSLVYYDNFGNRTLDLLGRASHIGSIKPELYWDSKAVLIGPILGEVSFDNIEEIRDNFPGPFVCDPQGLLRGAHDDGRIFHHKPEGIEDALAYFDIVKPNELEGHVLTGIDCRKDPYEAARIIHSWGPKIVIVTLAELGSIIYDGKQFIDIPPYEIDLVDATGAGDTYMAGFTFEYLKTGGDLRKAGCYASCTSSIMIENVGPDFEMNEAMIRKRQQVLLGKTAFKPQVAVNV